ATAAAGGTATTCTAGAAAAGCGTTTAACTCATCTTTGCTCAGTGGTACTTCATCTTCTATAGCGAAATCAGATGGAATTGGTTTCTTTTGCGGTGGTTTTAACAACCACCTACGATGAGTTTCCATTTTTTTGATTTGGGCAAACGCATAACCAGTATAAGTGTGCTTTACCTTTTTGCTCAGAAATAGTTGTCTATGGTTAACTAAATGTTGTCCTACTGGAGTTAAAACAGGATAGTTATTTAGCCAAAGCAATTCCAAAATATTAGGATTCGCTCCTGCTAATAACTGGAGAATTTTTCTTAATTCATATATAACGGTGTCTTTGTTCCCATCTATGAATGGAAAAATTCCAGGTTCATCCCAACCAGTATCTTTTTGCTCTATATGATCAAATCCCAAGTAGTATTTCTTGGGTGCAATAAAAACTCCCCGATAATCAAAATCTGAGCCAGGGCGATTTAAACCATAGCCGTGGCTACCTGCCAAACCAACTAAAATAGTTCTTTGTTCAACTTCTATTCTTTTCATATCAATTAATTAAAATATAGCCATTCTATCTAAACTAATGTGATCTGTCAGTGAACGGCATTCATTATTGTTAGTGTTAGACTCTCTCACATTATCTTTAAATTTATTTTTCGTGTTTTCACGACTGACATGAGGATTATAACTCAACTATTCTGAGTGCAAAGAAATACATTTTTTGTTTAACTCTCCCACTGCTAGCTCCCCGCTGCACTCGCTCAACATCCCCTGAAAATAGTGATAGCAGTCCAAGATAATTTGCCCGACTTTTGTGTTGCAATCCAAGAATTGCATATGCTAACAGCGTTCTAGCCCAGATTCGGGCGCAGGGCGCGCTTCCTCTCCTTGGGTTAATTCTGCCGTTAAGTCATAGTTTAGATGGGCTAGAGATATACGGGTGATGCTGCTTAAAACCAGAGTTTGATATGCTACTGCCAAAGTCTTGGTTATGACGAGGTTAAGAGTTGGAATTACCTTCCGGATATCACTGTAGTAATCAAGTGTATGTATAAAAAGAGAGCTGCACTTCATTATGATTAACCAGATTACCGCTTTGGAATCCTGTTGGCATTCTTCTTCACCCTGGGGTCAGTCTATGCCTCCGCTAGCAGTTCAAATGCAGGAAAAAGTTTTCTTGCCAAACTTAAATCTATCAGGCTACTGCTGTGGCGTTCAGTGGTCAATAAAGCAGTGGATTTATGCAATCGTCTTCAATGACGTAACGCTCTACTTGTCTAGTGAAGAATTTCATCCAACAAATGTACTTGAAAACCTCACTATTCTTACTCCAGCTTTTTGGTTAGGCGATGTAGTTGAGGTTAACTTCAGCGAACAACCTCAACGCCGAATTATACAAGGAGTTTTTAGCCTGAAAAACAATTGGCTTTACGGTGTCGAGTGGCGTTCTCCAATTTTAGAAGAAACGGCGCTTTCAGAAACCCAATTTGTATGGCTAACTGATGCTGACTTAGCCAAACTACAGACATAGGTGTCTTTAACTTGTACTACCCTGCCAAAATTAAGAGCGATCGCCTGTGATCATGAAATGATAGTCAGTTACTCTTACAGCAGAATTCAGAATACATTCGTCATAATTAGGAAGAAAAATAGGCTTTATACATGACTTTGAGGCCTATATTGTGTACTTCATCAACTTGAAATCTGCTGTAACAAACCTGTGTTTCACTGAGTAAATTAGCCAAGTTTATTAATCCTTGCGATCGCCTCTGGCATTCTCCTTTGAAAAGCAATTATTATGCGAGTTTTTGTCAGCTAAATATTAATGATAGGGTGAAGTGATCACACAACACAATCAATCAGACAAAAACTTGTTTTTTGGATCTTTATATAGATATATATAGAGTCCATTTGACATCTTTTACTGTATCGAAGTACATTGACGCAACAGCCTTATTCAGCAGCTATGCCGTACTCGTTTTGGCGATCGCGTTGCCGTTTTCGCTTTCCTTAACCTTTATTGGCATGGACTTGGGCTTTTTCATGACTCTACCCACACCTGAGTAAAATTTAGCTCTGAATTCTGCTGTATTTATTTCTCAGCTAGCAAATATACGTTCCAAAAACGCGGTTATTTCAGCCCAAGCCAAGGTAGTAGCAGCCGAATCGTAGCGATAACCGTCATCGCGCATGAAAGTATGCTCTGCCTCATAAAGGAAAACTTTATTCGTTACACTCGCATTATCCAAAGCTTTAATTATGGTTTTTCGATCATGTTCTGGTATATGTGGGTCGAGTGTACCGAATACTAATAGCATCTCGCCTTTGATTTCACTCACCCGATGAATTGTATCAGCTACCCCTTGTCCCAACTTGCCACTGGGAATACCAGTCGGGTAGCAACAGACAGAAGCCTTAATTTCGCTCATGAAAGCGGCTCGGAAAGCCAAGTGTCCACCAATACAAAAACCTAGAGTGCCTATTTTGCCTGGAGAAACCAAACTTTCTGCTTGAAGAAATTCAACTACAGCACGACAATCTGCATCATAATCAGCGATCGCTGTTCGACGAGCATCATCATTGCCCCGCATCCGACCTAAATCGTCTGGTTCGATAACTAGACCAATTGGCTCAATGCGATGATAAATTTCTGGTGCTGCCACTACATAGCCATATCCTGCTAAATAGTTAGCTAAACGAATCATTGGATCACCTAGCTGATATATATCACTGTAAAATACAATACCTGGGTAAAGCCCTACTGTTTTGGGAGCTGCTACATAGACGCGCATCAAACTGTCATCTACTCTTAACTCAACATTGCGTTTAGTGATTTGCACTTTTTATCTCCGTGTCACGCCTATATTCGTTAACTTGTGAACAGGGGGCTTAGAATTTAGAGCAGTTTACTAGCTTGCTTAAAAGGACGCATCCTTTCATTATTTACCTTTCTCGCAGAACTGAGAAGTAAGCTGAGAACAATTTAATCAATTGCCCAACTTACACCTACTATCAACAAGCAAAATGCTCAATGAATGTAATTTTGATAAAACGATTCAGACGAACCATATAATAACTATTTTGATGTTTCCAAGGCCAGCAATACAAACGCTAGGGACAATAAAAGTATCTTGACCTTCACGATACCAATTCTTAGTTACTATTAATTAAATAGATAGCCGCTAAAAATCAGAGTAAATACAGATATTAAAAAGCGACCATTATTTTATTTATGGTGCTTCATTAGACTGTCAATTTTACCGTTAATTTATACTTTTAAGTATTAGCAGTAACTTTTGTACTTATATTTGAAAAAAACTACCTAAAGAGCAAAGCAGGAATGTAGCTGCTGCTTAGCATTGGGGTTGTAGTACTGCCAATAATTAAGTGCCGAATGCGGCTGTGTCCGTAGGCTCGCATAATTAGTAAATTGATATCTTGCTTTTCTACGTAGTTAGCTGTAATCCTTTCTGGTTCGCCATGTATTATCTGACAAATTGGCGCAAAGCTAGGTGTACATGCTTTTATTTGGGCAGTTTGCAGGTGAGCAATTGCTGCGTCATCCATCTGTTTCTTTGCTACAGTGAGCAGATGAAGTTCCATATCTTTAAAAGCAGTGAGTCCGCCAAAAACTACAAAGCTTTCTGGCAACTCTTACCACCATCATTAAGCCAGCAGTATTTTACCTATTGGCTGAAACTTACGTGATGTCACTAAGCTACGAAACAATCTCCCTTCACGAGAAATTACTACAACAGAACGCAACTTGGTATAGGGCATGGGACAGGTTTTGCATAGCAGAACCAGGGTGAGGTTTTCTGAGCTTACTTAAATAAACCATAAATTAGACTTGTGTGTACATCGTAGAGGATTATAGGCAATTTTTATATAACACCTTAAGGATTGCTATATCTTGCTACATTAAATTCTTTCTCAAGCCGATTATCCTCTCATAAACTGTAACTATTACGAAGGAAAATAATGATATACATTGATATTTTCTATGGTAAATCAAATTTAATGAATCATAAATCTTACTGATGATTACCTTTAGAAATTAGCATTTTACCAAATGATTTTTTTAAGTAAATATAAAGAGAAGAACATTCACTCCAGATAATAGATTTTGGAGAAAACAAATGGTTGCACTCAGAGAAAATAATCAAATTATTTCCAATCCAGGACGTTTAACAATTAAAACTGTTGAAATTGCTGCTGAAACAACTGCTATTCGTTGTCTCGATTGGGATAGAGACCGTTTTGATGTAGAGTTTGGTTTACGAAATGGGACAACCTATAATTCTTTTTTAATTCAAGGAGAAAAAATTGCTTTAATTGACACTTCTCACCGGAAGTTTGAGCAGTTATATCTGGAAATACTCTTAGGATTAATTGATCCAGCTAGAATAGACTATTTAATTATTAGTCACACAGAACCAGATCACAGTGGATTGGTCAAAGATATTTTACAGTTAGCTCCCTCCATTACCGTTGTCGGGGCTAAAATAGCTATTCAATTTTTAGAAAATATGGTTCACCAGCCATTTAAAACAAGGGTGATCAAAAATGGAGAACGCTTAGATTTAGGCAACGGACACGAATTAGAATTTATCTCTGCACCAAACTTACACTGGCCCGATACAATATTGACCTACGACCATAAAACTTACACTCTTTACACCTGTGATGTGTTTGGAATGCACTACTGTGATGACCATACCTATGATGAAAATATAGGTTCATTAGAAGAGGACTTTAAATATTACTATGATTGTCTGATGTCCCCCAATGCACGTTCTGTATTGGCAGCTTTGAAGCGGATTGAAAAATTAGACATCAAAACAGTTGCAACGGGACATGGCCCTTTACTACAACACTATATTTCAGAATGGCTTGGACGTTATCAAAACTGGAGTTTAGAACAAGCTAAAACAGAGACATTAGTAGCGCTGTTTTACACTGAAGATTATGGTTACAGTGAGCAATTAGTACGTGCTGTAGCACATGGATGCGTGAAAACAGGCGTGGCAGTAGAATTGGTAGTATTCAATAACGCTGAGCCTCAAGAAATTCGCGAATTAGTTACACAAGCTTCTGGTTTAGTTATTGGAATGCCGCCTCAATCTTCAATCACGGCTCATGCTGCTTTGAGTACTATTTTAGCTGCGGCGCACAATAAGCAGACCATTGGTTTATTAGAGTCAGGAGGGGGAGAAGATGAACCTGTTTATCCCTTACGCAATAAATTTCAAGAATTGGGATTAACTGAAGCCTTTCCCCCAATTTTAGTTAAGGAAATTCCTACACAAGCGACAGAACAACTTTGTGATGAAGCGGGAACAGATATCGGGCAGTGGTTAACTCGCGATCGCACCATTAAACAAATCAAATCTATCAATACCAACTTAGAAAAAGCCCTAGGGCGTATTAGCACAGGACTATATATTATCACTGCCAGAAAAGGAGAGATTCAAAGTGCAATGTTGGCTTCTTGGGTCACTCAAGCAAGTGTGAATCCTTTAGGAGTGGCGATTGCTGTATCCAAAGAACGGGCAATTGAATCTTTTATGCAAGTAGGCGATCGCTTTGTTTTGAACGTCTTAGAAGAAGGCAAATATCAAGGATTCATGAAACATTTTCTCAAGCGCTTTGCCCCTGGTGCAGATCGTTTTGTGGGAGTGAAGACATATCCTGCCACTAATGGATCTCCCATTCTTGCAGAAGCTTTAGCTTATATGGAATGTGAAATCACTAGCCGCATGGATTGTGGAGATCATTGGGTTATTTATAGCACCGTTCAAACTGGACGAGTTGCCAACATCAATGCACTTACTGCCGCCCATCACCGCAAAGTTGGAAATCATTACTAACTTGGGGATTGGGCAT
This region of Nostoc sp. UHCC 0302 genomic DNA includes:
- a CDS encoding DUF1392 family protein, which encodes MINQITALESCWHSSSPWGQSMPPLAVQMQEKVFLPNLNLSGYCCGVQWSIKQWIYAIVFNDVTLYLSSEEFHPTNVLENLTILTPAFWLGDVVEVNFSEQPQRRIIQGVFSLKNNWLYGVEWRSPILEETALSETQFVWLTDADLAKLQT
- a CDS encoding dienelactone hydrolase family protein translates to MQITKRNVELRVDDSLMRVYVAAPKTVGLYPGIVFYSDIYQLGDPMIRLANYLAGYGYVVAAPEIYHRIEPIGLVIEPDDLGRMRGNDDARRTAIADYDADCRAVVEFLQAESLVSPGKIGTLGFCIGGHLAFRAAFMSEIKASVCCYPTGIPSGKLGQGVADTIHRVSEIKGEMLLVFGTLDPHIPEHDRKTIIKALDNASVTNKVFLYEAEHTFMRDDGYRYDSAATTLAWAEITAFLERIFAS
- a CDS encoding universal stress protein, which gives rise to MPESFVVFGGLTAFKDMELHLLTVAKKQMDDAAIAHLQTAQIKACTPSFAPICQIIHGEPERITANYVEKQDINLLIMRAYGHSRIRHLIIGSTTTPMLSSSYIPALLFR
- a CDS encoding diflavin flavoprotein — protein: MVALRENNQIISNPGRLTIKTVEIAAETTAIRCLDWDRDRFDVEFGLRNGTTYNSFLIQGEKIALIDTSHRKFEQLYLEILLGLIDPARIDYLIISHTEPDHSGLVKDILQLAPSITVVGAKIAIQFLENMVHQPFKTRVIKNGERLDLGNGHELEFISAPNLHWPDTILTYDHKTYTLYTCDVFGMHYCDDHTYDENIGSLEEDFKYYYDCLMSPNARSVLAALKRIEKLDIKTVATGHGPLLQHYISEWLGRYQNWSLEQAKTETLVALFYTEDYGYSEQLVRAVAHGCVKTGVAVELVVFNNAEPQEIRELVTQASGLVIGMPPQSSITAHAALSTILAAAHNKQTIGLLESGGGEDEPVYPLRNKFQELGLTEAFPPILVKEIPTQATEQLCDEAGTDIGQWLTRDRTIKQIKSINTNLEKALGRISTGLYIITARKGEIQSAMLASWVTQASVNPLGVAIAVSKERAIESFMQVGDRFVLNVLEEGKYQGFMKHFLKRFAPGADRFVGVKTYPATNGSPILAEALAYMECEITSRMDCGDHWVIYSTVQTGRVANINALTAAHHRKVGNHY